Proteins from a single region of Streptomyces spectabilis:
- the aspS gene encoding aspartate--tRNA(Asn) ligase, with product MISQQTTGPVPGRVLAADLSRHAGHDVVLEGWLHRKRALKSVVFLVLRDRSGLSQVVLTDPSAMAGADGLTEETVLRVRGTVTENPQAPGGCEVTSPEVTALSGPAAAPPFDLYRPAVPATLPTVLDHAPVALRHPRLRAPHAIAAASVAGFRSALDTRGFTEIHTPKVVASATESGANVFAIDWFGSDAYLAQSPQFFKQAMVGVFERVYETGPVFRAEPHDTARHLAQYTSLDVELGFVSDHREVMAVLRDVLAAMADSVTRRAAEECALLDVDVPRVPERIPEIHFADAQELIARHTDKDPRGEPDLAPAHERFLSAWALREHGSEFLFVTGYPMAKRPFYTHPEPGREEYSNSFDLLFRGLELVTGGQRLHRYEDYLDALQRRGESPEPYAGYLAAFRHGMPPHGGFALGLERWTARLTGADNIRRTTLFPRDLHRLTP from the coding sequence ATGATCTCCCAGCAGACGACGGGCCCCGTCCCGGGCCGTGTCCTCGCCGCGGACCTCTCCCGGCACGCCGGACATGACGTGGTCCTCGAGGGCTGGCTGCACCGCAAGCGCGCCCTGAAATCCGTGGTCTTCCTGGTCCTGCGGGACCGCTCCGGACTCTCCCAGGTGGTGCTCACCGACCCGTCCGCCATGGCCGGGGCCGACGGCCTCACCGAGGAGACGGTCCTGCGGGTCCGCGGCACCGTGACCGAGAACCCGCAGGCACCCGGCGGCTGCGAAGTGACCTCCCCCGAGGTCACCGCCCTGTCGGGGCCCGCCGCGGCCCCGCCCTTCGACCTCTACCGGCCCGCGGTGCCCGCCACCTTGCCGACCGTCCTGGACCACGCCCCGGTGGCCCTTCGCCACCCGCGCCTGCGCGCCCCGCACGCCATCGCCGCCGCCTCGGTCGCGGGCTTCCGTTCGGCCCTCGACACCCGCGGCTTCACCGAGATCCACACGCCGAAGGTGGTGGCATCCGCCACGGAGTCGGGCGCCAACGTCTTCGCCATCGACTGGTTCGGGAGCGACGCCTACCTGGCCCAGTCCCCGCAGTTCTTCAAGCAGGCCATGGTCGGCGTGTTCGAGCGGGTCTACGAGACCGGGCCGGTCTTCCGCGCCGAACCCCACGACACCGCGCGCCACCTCGCCCAGTACACATCCCTCGACGTGGAACTGGGCTTCGTCAGCGACCACCGCGAGGTCATGGCGGTCCTTCGGGACGTCCTCGCCGCGATGGCCGATTCGGTCACGCGGCGCGCCGCCGAGGAGTGCGCCCTGCTCGACGTCGACGTCCCGCGCGTGCCGGAGCGCATACCGGAGATCCACTTCGCCGACGCCCAGGAGCTGATCGCGCGGCACACCGACAAGGACCCGCGTGGCGAACCCGACCTCGCGCCCGCGCACGAACGCTTCCTGTCCGCGTGGGCGCTGCGCGAGCACGGCAGCGAGTTCCTGTTCGTGACCGGCTACCCGATGGCCAAGCGGCCCTTCTACACCCACCCCGAGCCGGGGCGCGAGGAGTACTCGAACAGCTTCGACCTGCTCTTCCGCGGCCTCGAACTCGTCACCGGCGGACAGCGGCTGCACCGTTACGAGGACTACCTCGACGCCCTTCAGCGGCGCGGCGAGTCGCCCGAGCCGTACGCCGGCTATCTGGCCGCCTTCCGCCACGGCATGCCCCCGCACGGTGGCTTCGCCCTCGGCCTCGAACGCTGGACCGCCCGCCTGACCGGCGCGGACAACATCCGCCGCACCACGCTCTTCCCGCGCGACCTGCACCGACTGACCCCCTGA
- a CDS encoding MFS transporter, which produces MSLLTDVRKLPGPCRGLLLLSLVNNLGTGLVMPFLVVYVHEVRGLDVTVATTALACFSGAAVLGAPLAGWLADRSGARPVAALAMLVQAVGFAGYACATDAVGFAATASAAGLGVGGLAAWYTLLAEAAPEGMTSVVFGLSYSVGNAAMGLGGLAAAAVVSVTRPVSFQVLYVADAATCLLVAVLLLRVRAPAREAPAPGGTGRAPATASYAVVYRSAGFMAVLLVGGLLLASSFAQLESGLPAYLTQEAGVTPRQLGLVFALDTAAIIVSQFLLHDLLKRARPSPLIACAGGLWAVSWALVALAARLDGDLARLASIGVAVVVFGTASTCFVAGMPTLVNQLAPPGARGRYNAAWSMAKSLGFMAGPLTAGAFLDRGLGTAYLVGLAVICAVTALAHAASGLWLRTGPRAFSERDRAPRVTEEPTRSV; this is translated from the coding sequence ATGTCGCTGCTGACCGACGTACGGAAGCTGCCGGGGCCCTGCCGCGGGCTCTTGCTGCTCAGCCTGGTGAACAACCTCGGGACCGGCCTGGTCATGCCGTTCCTCGTCGTCTACGTCCACGAGGTGCGGGGCCTTGACGTCACCGTCGCGACCACCGCGCTCGCGTGCTTCTCCGGCGCCGCCGTACTGGGCGCCCCCTTGGCGGGCTGGCTGGCGGACCGCAGCGGCGCACGGCCCGTGGCCGCCCTGGCGATGCTGGTCCAGGCGGTCGGGTTCGCCGGTTACGCGTGTGCCACCGACGCCGTCGGCTTCGCCGCCACCGCGTCCGCCGCGGGCCTGGGCGTGGGCGGCCTCGCCGCCTGGTACACGCTCCTCGCGGAGGCCGCTCCCGAGGGCATGACCTCCGTCGTCTTCGGCCTCAGCTACAGCGTCGGGAACGCGGCGATGGGGCTCGGCGGCCTCGCCGCGGCTGCCGTCGTCTCGGTGACCCGGCCCGTCTCCTTCCAGGTCCTGTACGTCGCCGACGCCGCGACCTGCCTCCTGGTGGCCGTCCTGCTGCTCCGGGTCCGCGCCCCGGCGCGGGAGGCGCCCGCCCCCGGCGGGACCGGGCGGGCTCCTGCGACGGCCTCGTACGCCGTGGTCTACCGCAGTGCCGGGTTCATGGCTGTGCTGCTCGTCGGCGGGCTGCTCCTCGCCTCCAGCTTCGCGCAGCTGGAGTCGGGCCTGCCCGCCTACCTCACCCAGGAAGCGGGCGTCACGCCACGGCAGTTGGGGCTGGTCTTCGCCCTCGACACCGCCGCGATCATCGTGTCCCAGTTCCTCCTGCACGACCTGCTCAAACGGGCCCGGCCCAGCCCGCTGATCGCCTGCGCGGGCGGACTGTGGGCCGTCTCCTGGGCGCTGGTAGCCCTGGCGGCGCGGCTCGACGGTGACCTGGCGCGGCTCGCGTCGATCGGGGTGGCCGTCGTCGTCTTCGGCACCGCCTCCACGTGCTTCGTGGCGGGGATGCCGACACTCGTGAACCAGCTGGCGCCGCCGGGGGCACGCGGGCGCTACAACGCCGCCTGGAGCATGGCCAAGTCGCTCGGCTTCATGGCCGGCCCGCTCACCGCGGGCGCCTTCCTCGACCGGGGCCTCGGCACCGCGTACCTCGTCGGCCTCGCCGTGATCTGCGCGGTGACCGCCCTCGCCCACGCCGCGTCCGGCCTGTGGCTCCGTACGGGTCCCCGCGCATTTTCCGAAAGGGACCGCGCACCCCGCGTCACGGAGGAACCGACGCGCTCCGTGTGA
- a CDS encoding amino acid--tRNA ligase-related protein, producing the protein MSPTSLTGRLFAIRPLGKRLAFAELRCPDRTYLCVFPGRPDVTEESVVRVTGTLRPAERSRKFAEEIHVDGFDVLAANTVGTSARMRHLPYSRDILAEQHVHMRLPEVRDRLLKKWTAIKSVRDLMEEERYVEVQSPRIVGSMADGPTLKFKVDFFGREAYLTLSNLLYHTAFVAGDFTSVFEISPLFRADINHSSQHLSEFLILEVTAAHRGRDDMIGLSNRIVRRVCEHTGAPLPEGDLDDIPVVTYQDVLAITEKDEDCQDLRPGHRIKRYHARSVSRYLGRTLFWVVDMPARHKAFFSSTRHEPLAGAEVANDFRLYWDEVDIIDGGERVTSPRRLLERMVEQNLDPEHFAYYVHVLRSGLPPLTGFGMGIDRLMAKCLGLGNTRQLVPFPRFIDHLEP; encoded by the coding sequence ATGTCCCCGACCAGCCTCACCGGCCGGCTCTTCGCGATCAGACCCCTGGGCAAGCGGCTGGCCTTCGCCGAACTGCGCTGCCCGGACCGGACGTACCTCTGTGTGTTCCCCGGCCGCCCCGACGTCACGGAGGAGAGCGTCGTCCGCGTCACCGGCACGCTCCGGCCGGCCGAGAGGTCACGCAAGTTCGCCGAGGAGATCCACGTCGACGGCTTCGACGTGCTCGCGGCGAACACGGTCGGCACCTCGGCCCGGATGCGGCACCTCCCGTACAGCAGGGACATCCTCGCCGAACAGCACGTCCACATGCGACTGCCGGAGGTTCGCGACCGGCTCCTGAAGAAGTGGACGGCGATCAAGTCCGTCCGCGACCTGATGGAGGAGGAGCGGTACGTCGAGGTCCAGTCGCCCCGGATCGTCGGCAGCATGGCGGACGGCCCGACCTTGAAGTTCAAGGTGGACTTCTTCGGCCGCGAGGCCTACCTGACGCTGAGCAACCTGCTGTACCACACCGCCTTCGTGGCGGGCGACTTCACGTCGGTCTTCGAGATCTCCCCGCTCTTCCGCGCCGACATCAACCACAGCTCCCAGCACCTGAGCGAGTTCCTCATCCTGGAGGTGACCGCGGCCCACCGGGGAAGGGACGACATGATCGGCCTGTCGAACCGGATCGTCCGCCGGGTCTGCGAGCACACCGGCGCGCCGCTGCCCGAGGGCGACCTGGACGACATCCCCGTCGTCACCTACCAGGACGTGCTCGCCATCACGGAGAAGGACGAAGACTGCCAGGACCTGCGGCCGGGGCACCGGATCAAGCGGTACCACGCGCGGTCCGTCTCCCGGTACCTGGGCCGCACCCTGTTCTGGGTCGTCGACATGCCCGCCCGCCACAAGGCGTTCTTCTCCTCCACCCGCCACGAGCCGCTCGCCGGAGCCGAAGTGGCCAACGACTTCCGGCTCTACTGGGACGAGGTCGACATCATCGACGGCGGCGAGCGGGTCACCTCCCCGCGGCGCCTGCTGGAGCGGATGGTGGAGCAGAACCTCGACCCGGAGCACTTCGCCTACTACGTCCACGTCCTCAGGAGCGGACTGCCGCCCCTCACCGGCTTCGGCATGGGCATCGACCGGCTCATGGCCAAGTGCCTGGGCCTGGGCAACACGCGCCAGCTGGTCCCGTTCCCCCGGTTCATCGACCACCTCGAACCGTAG
- a CDS encoding 23S rRNA (adenine(2503)-C(2))-methyltransferase RlmN, with protein sequence MQTTLSPQADPGSGTPLVVPARRATSGDGSIKTVWRLPDGNQVESLSFTLGDADSHATPDGRVATPVQESRGHVVCVSSQAGCNVACTFCATGLMPMRRNLTAEEIVDQVRQTRLLEERDVPSRVIFAGMGEPLLNLDEVLRAVSLLETEPGVAHISVSTMGVLPALDRLAEEAPSVDLFLSLHATTDEVRDRLVPLNKANPITDILRSAENFARTHGRVTDVSYLLFNGVNDSDADADRLVELLDPRYFRVQLLLWNEVPGLPFSRVEEDVILRFRERLLAGGLPTYIMPSKAQDIDGGCGQMLTEAAKEHRVARSHKAMLPLV encoded by the coding sequence ATGCAGACCACCCTGTCCCCGCAGGCCGACCCCGGCTCCGGGACCCCCCTGGTCGTGCCCGCCCGCCGGGCGACCAGCGGCGACGGCAGCATCAAGACGGTGTGGCGCCTCCCCGACGGCAACCAGGTGGAGAGCCTCTCCTTCACGCTGGGCGACGCGGATTCGCACGCCACCCCCGACGGCCGCGTGGCCACCCCGGTGCAGGAGTCACGGGGCCACGTCGTCTGCGTGTCGAGCCAGGCCGGCTGCAACGTGGCCTGCACCTTCTGCGCCACAGGGCTCATGCCGATGCGGCGGAACCTGACGGCCGAGGAGATCGTGGACCAGGTGCGCCAGACCCGGCTCCTGGAGGAGCGGGACGTACCGTCACGGGTCATCTTCGCGGGCATGGGCGAGCCGCTGCTCAACCTCGACGAAGTGCTGCGCGCGGTGTCCCTGCTGGAGACGGAGCCCGGCGTCGCGCACATCTCGGTGTCGACCATGGGCGTCCTGCCCGCCCTCGACCGGCTGGCCGAAGAGGCACCGTCCGTCGACCTGTTCCTGTCCCTGCACGCCACGACGGACGAGGTGCGCGACCGCCTCGTCCCGCTGAACAAGGCCAACCCCATCACGGACATCTTGCGCTCGGCGGAGAACTTCGCCCGCACCCACGGCCGCGTCACCGATGTCAGCTACCTGCTGTTCAACGGCGTCAACGACAGCGACGCGGACGCCGACCGGCTCGTCGAACTCCTGGACCCGCGCTACTTCCGCGTCCAGCTGCTGCTGTGGAACGAGGTCCCCGGCCTGCCGTTCAGCCGCGTCGAGGAGGACGTCATCCTGCGCTTCCGCGAGCGCCTGCTCGCCGGCGGCCTGCCCACCTACATCATGCCCAGCAAGGCCCAGGACATCGACGGCGGCTGCGGCCAGATGCTCACCGAGGCGGCCAAGGAACACCGCGTCGCCCGCTCCCACAAGGCCATGCTTCCCCTCGTCTGA
- a CDS encoding class I adenylate-forming enzyme family protein — translation MTSTLLHHLVDAGARAWPAKPALSDSRRLVTHAELAAWTRELADLLYAAGLRRGDRMVIALPTGVLVPALAFAASRLGAAFSIVHEQVRGVPLDHVLDDCHPALVVSDDPTALHAARERGLGAIAPETLEDAGPTGPGPDGTRRPAPAPDRTEPLAVDALCLIYTSGTTSAPKAVVSTHAQALFALDAIQSVLRYRPDDTVYCPLPPSFDYGLYQVFLGVLSGAHVRLGDAADSGPALLRRLLECEATVLPLVPSLGDTLAWLLGRASGRRPPLRLLTNTGAALSAATLARLRETLPAARIHLMFGLTECKRATIMPADGDLERPGSCGLPLPGTEVVALDEDGGELPPGSVGELAVRGPNVMAGYWRRPELTARRFPRRHGLFPELRTGDYGWTDPDGYVYFDGRRDDLYKQRGFRVSATEVEAAARRVPGVAGAAVLPPADGHAAELVVVTALEPPEVIGLLREQIEPAKIPPRCTVVADLPLNGNGKVDRRALADRIGRRTDPADAN, via the coding sequence GTGACCTCCACGCTCCTGCACCACCTGGTCGACGCCGGGGCGCGCGCCTGGCCCGCGAAGCCCGCCCTCTCCGACAGTCGACGCCTTGTGACCCACGCCGAACTCGCGGCCTGGACACGGGAGTTGGCTGACCTTCTGTACGCCGCCGGGCTGCGGCGCGGCGACCGCATGGTCATCGCCCTGCCCACCGGGGTGCTCGTACCGGCTCTCGCCTTCGCCGCGTCCCGGCTCGGCGCGGCCTTCTCCATCGTCCACGAACAGGTCCGGGGCGTCCCCCTCGACCACGTACTGGACGACTGCCACCCCGCCCTGGTGGTCTCCGACGACCCCACGGCGCTGCACGCCGCCAGGGAACGGGGCCTGGGCGCCATCGCCCCGGAGACGCTGGAGGACGCGGGCCCGACCGGCCCCGGACCCGACGGGACGCGGCGTCCCGCACCGGCACCAGACCGGACCGAGCCGCTGGCCGTCGACGCCCTGTGCCTCATCTACACCTCCGGCACGACCTCGGCGCCCAAGGCTGTCGTCAGCACGCACGCCCAGGCCCTCTTCGCGCTCGACGCCATCCAGTCCGTCCTGCGCTACCGGCCGGACGACACCGTGTACTGCCCCCTGCCGCCCTCCTTCGACTACGGCCTCTACCAGGTGTTCCTCGGAGTCCTCTCGGGCGCCCACGTCCGGCTCGGCGATGCCGCCGACTCCGGTCCCGCCCTGCTGAGACGGCTCCTGGAGTGCGAGGCCACGGTGCTGCCCCTGGTGCCCTCGCTCGGCGACACCCTCGCCTGGCTCCTCGGCCGCGCCTCCGGCCGGCGCCCACCGCTGCGGCTGCTCACCAACACCGGTGCGGCCCTGTCCGCCGCCACCTTGGCCCGGCTGCGCGAGACCCTGCCCGCGGCACGCATCCATCTGATGTTCGGCCTGACCGAGTGCAAGCGCGCCACCATCATGCCCGCCGACGGTGACCTCGAACGCCCCGGCTCCTGTGGACTGCCCCTGCCCGGCACCGAGGTCGTCGCCCTGGACGAGGACGGCGGCGAACTGCCGCCGGGCTCCGTCGGCGAGCTGGCCGTGCGCGGCCCGAACGTCATGGCCGGGTACTGGCGCCGGCCCGAACTCACCGCCCGGCGCTTCCCCCGCCGCCACGGCCTCTTCCCCGAACTGCGCACCGGCGACTACGGCTGGACCGACCCCGACGGCTACGTGTACTTCGACGGGCGCCGCGACGACCTCTACAAACAGCGCGGGTTCCGCGTCAGCGCCACGGAGGTGGAGGCGGCCGCCCGGCGGGTGCCAGGGGTCGCGGGAGCCGCCGTGCTTCCGCCCGCCGACGGCCACGCCGCCGAACTCGTCGTGGTCACGGCCCTGGAGCCGCCGGAGGTCATCGGCCTGCTGCGGGAGCAGATCGAGCCGGCGAAGATCCCGCCGCGTTGCACCGTGGTCGCGGACCTCCCTCTGAACGGCAACGGCAAGGTCGACCGCCGGGCCCTCGCCGACCGGATCGGCCGCCGGACGGACCCGGCCGACGCCAACTGA
- a CDS encoding 3-aminobutyryl-CoA ammonia lyase — MHTPTDITARIRVRLSQADAHYGGDLIDGARVLRVFGDLATEIGIRSCGDEGLLAEYSSLRFTAPVRPGDYIEATARLKRRSRLRCLIEFEAHKVIAARYDRGPTTAEVLDPPVAVCRAEATLVLPWAAVASARTAPTGDAR, encoded by the coding sequence GTGCACACACCCACCGACATCACCGCCCGGATCCGCGTCCGGCTGAGCCAGGCGGACGCCCACTACGGCGGCGACCTCATCGACGGGGCGCGCGTGCTGCGGGTCTTCGGTGACCTGGCCACCGAGATAGGCATCCGCTCCTGCGGCGACGAGGGCCTGCTCGCCGAGTACTCCTCGCTGCGGTTCACCGCACCCGTGCGGCCGGGCGACTACATCGAGGCGACGGCCCGGCTGAAGCGCCGCTCCCGGCTGCGCTGTCTCATCGAGTTCGAGGCGCACAAGGTGATCGCCGCCCGCTACGACCGGGGCCCCACCACCGCCGAGGTCCTCGATCCGCCGGTCGCGGTCTGCCGGGCGGAGGCCACCCTCGTCCTGCCGTGGGCCGCCGTGGCGTCCGCCCGGACCGCGCCGACGGGAGACGCACGGTGA
- the acpS gene encoding holo-ACP synthase, with the protein MPPTAPGPELLVRPGVDVLCLGELDRLTTRPWFLRYAYSDRELGLAGALGPARRREFLAARFAAKEAVAKALGRGFGRGLAPRHIEIDRRDDGRPEVRLIGPATAHAARVGAITVSISHKNGVAVAVALAHLRPE; encoded by the coding sequence GTGCCGCCGACCGCACCCGGGCCGGAACTCCTGGTCCGGCCCGGCGTGGACGTCCTGTGCCTCGGCGAACTGGACCGCCTCACCACTCGGCCCTGGTTCCTCCGCTACGCCTACAGCGACCGTGAACTCGGCCTCGCCGGGGCCCTCGGCCCGGCCCGCAGGCGCGAGTTCCTCGCGGCCCGCTTCGCCGCCAAGGAAGCCGTGGCCAAGGCGCTCGGCCGCGGCTTCGGCCGGGGTCTGGCACCCCGGCACATCGAGATCGACCGCCGGGACGACGGCCGCCCCGAGGTACGCCTCATCGGCCCGGCCACGGCCCACGCCGCCCGCGTCGGCGCGATCACCGTGTCGATCTCCCACAAGAACGGCGTCGCCGTCGCCGTCGCGCTCGCCCACCTACGCCCGGAGTGA
- a CDS encoding alanine racemase yields MTTDPHVRIQGLPVSAIAEEFGTPFFVYDADTVRADYTRLRDGLRPSVDIYYSLKANPNVSVSACLRALGAGAEVSSETELITALRAGFAPEDIIFLGPGKTPRELAACVRAGIRAVVCESLGELRLLDGIAARSARGGPLPVMLRINPSFPSHGSGLAMGGRPRQFGIDAELLRGSRAELRALRHLRVEGIHAYVGTRFLDPEDVTQNTRGILAEAAGLAEALHLPLRTVDFGGGIGVAYFDNEKDPDVGRLVDGINEAVDEFARGHPDCRYILEAGRYLTAASGTYVVRVLDVKESMGEAFAVTDGGTNHHMAAVGVGSFVRRNFPLRSLDRQGEPAAGQYTVTGPLCTPTDVLGRKVALPAVRPGDLLGVGRSGAYGPSASPGRFLSHGYPAEVLVHEGRAHLVRRRDTPDDLLSPQRLVEV; encoded by the coding sequence ATGACGACCGACCCCCACGTCCGCATCCAGGGACTGCCGGTCTCCGCCATCGCGGAGGAGTTCGGCACGCCGTTCTTCGTGTACGACGCGGACACCGTACGGGCCGACTACACCAGGCTCCGGGACGGGCTGCGCCCCTCGGTGGACATCTACTACTCGCTCAAGGCCAACCCGAACGTCAGCGTCAGCGCCTGCCTCAGGGCGCTGGGCGCCGGGGCCGAGGTCTCGTCGGAGACCGAGCTGATCACCGCCCTGCGCGCGGGGTTCGCCCCCGAGGACATCATCTTCCTCGGACCGGGGAAGACACCCCGCGAGCTGGCGGCGTGCGTCCGCGCCGGCATCCGCGCCGTGGTCTGCGAGTCCCTCGGCGAGCTGCGCCTCCTCGACGGCATCGCCGCCCGGTCCGCCAGGGGCGGCCCGCTGCCCGTGATGCTCAGGATCAACCCGTCGTTCCCGTCACACGGTTCGGGCCTGGCCATGGGGGGCCGGCCGCGCCAGTTCGGCATCGACGCCGAGCTGCTGCGCGGGTCCCGCGCCGAGCTGAGGGCCCTGCGGCACCTGCGCGTCGAGGGCATCCACGCCTACGTGGGCACCCGCTTCCTCGACCCCGAGGACGTCACGCAGAACACCCGGGGCATCCTCGCCGAGGCCGCCGGCCTGGCCGAAGCCCTCCACCTCCCGCTGCGCACCGTCGACTTCGGCGGCGGCATCGGCGTCGCCTACTTCGACAACGAGAAGGACCCCGACGTCGGGCGGCTCGTCGACGGGATCAACGAGGCCGTGGACGAATTCGCCCGCGGCCACCCCGACTGCCGCTACATCCTGGAGGCCGGGCGCTACCTCACGGCCGCGTCCGGCACCTACGTGGTCCGGGTGCTCGACGTGAAGGAGTCCATGGGCGAGGCGTTCGCCGTCACCGACGGCGGCACCAACCACCACATGGCGGCCGTCGGCGTCGGCAGCTTCGTGCGCCGCAACTTCCCCCTCCGCTCCCTGGACCGGCAGGGCGAGCCCGCGGCCGGCCAGTACACCGTCACCGGGCCGTTGTGCACCCCGACCGACGTCCTGGGCAGGAAGGTCGCGCTGCCCGCCGTCCGGCCGGGCGACCTGCTCGGCGTCGGACGTTCCGGCGCCTACGGGCCCAGCGCCTCACCCGGCCGTTTCCTCAGCCACGGCTACCCCGCCGAAGTGCTCGTCCACGAAGGGCGCGCCCATCTGGTCCGCCGCCGCGACACCCCCGACGACCTGCTGTCGCCGCAGCGGCTCGTGGAGGTGTAG
- a CDS encoding acyl carrier protein — protein MNHSTVVTAIEAGVSEALHQPVTGLTDDTRLFEDLHLDSTTSLELLMAMEDAFGLLVDPETLDMDDFRTVGTFAAFVLREIAARQGHEVRP, from the coding sequence ATGAATCACAGCACCGTTGTCACCGCCATCGAGGCCGGTGTGTCCGAGGCCCTGCACCAACCGGTGACCGGCCTCACCGACGACACCCGCCTCTTCGAGGACCTGCACCTCGACTCCACCACCAGCCTGGAACTCCTCATGGCCATGGAGGACGCGTTCGGCCTGCTCGTCGACCCCGAGACGCTCGACATGGACGACTTCAGGACCGTGGGCACCTTCGCCGCGTTCGTGCTCCGCGAGATCGCCGCGCGGCAGGGCCACGAGGTGCGTCCTTGA
- a CDS encoding 3-oxoacyl-ACP synthase III family protein produces the protein MSPPAPPVTLPVTLSAVDAYFPDREVTVDDVLDDHGLSAAQLRVFRRIHGLDRMRLDPDLPLIDLLLPAARDALAAAGGPERVRHVLYAHAVPQVAPAGTDTARLLADALGLAHADAFAVVHHNCAQALVALDLAADLLRAEGTEGDSALIISGERVFTPLIQLDYGLGQLLADGAAACLLTLGGSGDVIRSHAVHSDPRPAGEGEQTGETGVRHLVATMLRAVADAGLVLDDIDLVLPHNVNRTFWRQAAKALGIPTDKVFLENIPRYSHCFSADPLINYKTLDDGDRLRPGGNYLMAAVGVGGSYAATVLTRPPRPLATAGDRPSEGSQP, from the coding sequence ATGAGCCCTCCGGCCCCGCCGGTCACCCTGCCGGTCACCTTGTCGGCCGTCGACGCGTACTTCCCGGACAGGGAAGTCACCGTCGACGACGTCCTGGACGACCACGGCCTGTCCGCCGCCCAGCTCCGCGTCTTCCGCCGCATCCACGGCCTGGACCGGATGCGCCTGGACCCCGACCTCCCCCTGATCGACCTGCTCCTGCCCGCGGCCCGCGACGCCCTGGCCGCCGCGGGCGGGCCCGAGCGCGTCCGCCACGTCCTCTACGCGCACGCCGTGCCCCAGGTGGCGCCCGCCGGCACCGACACCGCCCGGCTCCTGGCCGACGCGCTCGGCCTGGCGCACGCCGACGCGTTCGCCGTGGTCCACCACAACTGCGCCCAGGCGCTGGTCGCCCTGGACCTCGCCGCGGACCTGCTGCGCGCCGAGGGGACCGAGGGTGACAGCGCGCTGATCATCTCCGGGGAGCGCGTGTTCACCCCGCTGATCCAACTGGACTACGGACTCGGCCAGTTGCTCGCCGACGGCGCGGCCGCCTGCCTGCTCACCCTGGGCGGCTCCGGTGACGTGATCCGCTCCCACGCGGTGCACAGCGACCCTCGGCCGGCGGGGGAGGGGGAACAGACCGGCGAGACCGGGGTGCGTCACCTCGTCGCCACCATGCTGCGCGCGGTCGCCGACGCGGGGCTCGTCCTGGACGACATCGACCTCGTGCTCCCGCACAACGTGAACAGGACGTTCTGGCGCCAGGCCGCGAAGGCGCTCGGCATCCCCACCGACAAGGTGTTCCTGGAGAACATCCCCCGCTACAGCCACTGCTTCTCGGCCGACCCCCTCATCAACTACAAGACGCTCGACGACGGTGACCGGCTGCGGCCCGGAGGGAACTACCTGATGGCGGCGGTCGGAGTGGGTGGCAGCTACGCCGCCACCGTTCTCACCCGCCCGCCCCGGCCGCTCGCCACGGCGGGCGACCGACCATCCGAAGGCAGCCAGCCATGA
- a CDS encoding thioesterase II family protein, with protein sequence MRTERTPWFRRYTGRAPSVRLVCFAHAGGTASLFHGWRARLPDHVELLAVQYPGRQDRLREPCAETVEELAEAALDALAPELGLPFALFGHSMGAAVAHEATRLLERRGGARPLRLFVSGRGAQHVIQHQNVPGLTDAEIIASVRELGGPGLAAYDDPDLRGVLLPPLLADHRLLNRYVVAGPQRLRTPISAFGGTDDPVCSMAELDAWRDCTEQWSGAHALPGGHFYLVPEEREIVARIVRQLG encoded by the coding sequence ATGCGAACTGAGCGCACCCCGTGGTTCCGCAGATACACCGGGCGCGCCCCGTCCGTCCGCCTGGTGTGCTTCGCCCACGCCGGCGGCACCGCGAGCCTCTTCCACGGCTGGCGCGCCCGGCTCCCCGATCACGTCGAGCTGCTCGCCGTGCAGTATCCGGGCCGCCAGGACCGCCTCCGCGAGCCGTGCGCCGAGACCGTGGAGGAGCTGGCCGAGGCGGCCCTCGACGCCCTGGCGCCCGAACTCGGCCTGCCCTTCGCGCTGTTCGGGCACAGCATGGGCGCCGCCGTGGCCCACGAGGCGACCCGGCTCCTGGAGCGGCGGGGTGGGGCGCGGCCGCTCCGCCTGTTCGTGTCGGGCCGGGGCGCCCAGCACGTGATCCAGCACCAGAACGTGCCCGGTCTCACCGACGCCGAGATCATCGCGTCCGTACGCGAACTCGGCGGGCCCGGCCTCGCGGCGTACGACGACCCGGATCTGCGTGGCGTCCTGCTGCCGCCGCTCCTCGCCGACCACCGGCTCCTGAACCGCTATGTGGTGGCGGGGCCGCAGCGCCTGCGGACCCCGATATCCGCCTTCGGCGGCACGGACGACCCGGTCTGCTCCATGGCGGAACTGGACGCCTGGCGTGACTGCACAGAGCAATGGTCGGGGGCGCACGCATTGCCTGGCGGACATTTCTATCTGGTGCCCGAAGAGCGGGAAATCGTCGCTCGCATTGTCCGGCAGCTGGGGTGA